A section of the Clostridium omnivorum genome encodes:
- a CDS encoding rhodanese-like domain-containing protein, producing the protein MFPFSFKSTFSSVDVNDLEELFGKINLIDVREQYEYRSGHLPTAKNIPMGELLNDPEKFLDKSKEYYIICQSGSRSSRTCSMLKNSGYNVINVSGGTGRYSGSLKR; encoded by the coding sequence ATGTTTCCATTTTCATTTAAAAGTACATTTAGCTCAGTAGACGTGAATGATTTAGAAGAGCTATTTGGTAAAATTAATCTGATAGATGTTAGAGAGCAATATGAATATAGAAGTGGACATCTACCTACAGCAAAAAATATACCCATGGGAGAGCTTTTGAATGATCCTGAAAAATTTCTTGATAAATCAAAAGAATACTATATTATTTGCCAATCAGGTTCAAGAAGCTCTAGAACTTGCAGTATGCTAAAAAACAGTGGTTATAATGTAATTAATGTATCAGGCGGCACAGGTAGATATAGTGGAAGTTTAAAAAGATAA
- a CDS encoding thioredoxin family protein: MIRANSYESMEGLIKDNQMVLVYFGGNNCSVCSAMKPKIEELLKGYPKIKSADVTVEKAISLSAAYNVFTIPAILLFIEGKEILREARHISIDELEAKISRYYTLLYG, translated from the coding sequence GTGATTAGAGCTAATTCATATGAAAGCATGGAAGGATTAATAAAAGACAACCAAATGGTTTTAGTTTATTTTGGAGGGAATAATTGCAGTGTATGCAGTGCTATGAAGCCTAAGATTGAAGAGCTTCTTAAAGGCTATCCAAAGATTAAGAGTGCAGATGTAACCGTAGAAAAGGCAATATCCCTGTCAGCAGCGTATAATGTTTTTACTATACCTGCTATTCTATTGTTTATTGAAGGAAAAGAGATACTAAGAGAAGCAAGACATATAAGCATTGATGAATTAGAAGCAAAAATTAGTAGATACTATACTCTGCTATATGGATAA
- a CDS encoding ArsR/SmtB family transcription factor, with amino-acid sequence MVDKVKEISELLKVLSNENRLAIVCHLIEKPMTVSELHERLVHISQPALSQHLAMLKANKILDSNKSGLSITYSIHDDRIVNIILALKTNYCDN; translated from the coding sequence ATGGTTGATAAAGTAAAAGAAATATCAGAATTATTAAAGGTATTATCCAACGAGAATAGGTTAGCTATAGTCTGTCATCTAATTGAAAAACCTATGACTGTTAGTGAGCTTCACGAAAGGCTAGTGCATATATCGCAGCCAGCACTATCACAGCACTTAGCAATGCTCAAGGCAAATAAAATATTAGACTCAAATAAAAGTGGCTTATCAATAACTTATTCTATTCACGATGATAGGATAGTAAATATAATTCTAGCATTAAAAACAAATTATTGCGATAACTAA
- a CDS encoding TIGR04540 family protein, which yields MRAVYRNPRELAIKIKDVVDMYNEGLITYENLETTIIEMIKKNEDRVYKNGFMPTKLINVLGEERKAIIDEIAKKIEQ from the coding sequence ATGAGAGCAGTATACAGAAACCCAAGAGAACTAGCAATTAAAATAAAAGATGTTGTTGATATGTATAATGAAGGGTTAATTACATATGAGAATCTTGAAACAACAATTATAGAAATGATAAAAAAGAATGAAGATCGAGTTTATAAAAATGGTTTTATGCCAACAAAATTAATTAATGTTTTAGGTGAAGAAAGAAAAGCTATAATAGATGAAATAGCTAAGAAAATAGAACAGTAA
- a CDS encoding amino acid permease, whose protein sequence is MSKKNLLDDQDNKLKRELGLGAATAIVVGNMIGSGVFMAPATLAAQSNPKTSILAWVITAIGSILIALSFANLGSKMPKTGGPIEYTRAAFGDFAGFLIAWTYWIGAWVGNAAIITAFMSYFTHFVPAADKPLIAFLVTSAILWFFTIINILGVKEAGIVSIITTVLKIVPLIVFIIIAAINFNPDYLKTVSDAKVSGMDTLSAAVAVTLWAFVGLESATIPAGEIKNPEKNIRKSTIYGILLTAVIYIIISVVAMGAMDQATLAGSKAPLADIINAATGGTWGGNFIAIGAVISTLGATSGWVLTTARSGFAGAEDNLFPRIFGKVHSKYKTPIASLIISGICANLLLILNYVGSLRSAFDFMILLATLAFLPAYTFSAAAEIVLLKKKAKEFNIWNFLKNSFISLIAFAYSVYAIYGTGAEVVMYGFILMLIGIPFYVYMMLQNNKQEQLIVNMNNNSDFKA, encoded by the coding sequence ATGTCAAAGAAAAACTTACTAGATGATCAGGACAATAAACTTAAAAGGGAATTAGGGCTTGGGGCAGCTACAGCAATTGTTGTAGGTAATATGATAGGCTCAGGAGTATTTATGGCACCTGCAACCTTGGCAGCCCAATCAAATCCAAAGACATCAATATTAGCTTGGGTTATTACAGCAATAGGTTCAATTCTAATTGCATTAAGTTTTGCTAACTTAGGATCAAAAATGCCAAAGACAGGAGGACCTATAGAATATACTAGAGCAGCCTTTGGGGATTTTGCAGGATTTTTAATTGCTTGGACTTATTGGATAGGTGCATGGGTTGGTAATGCAGCAATTATAACCGCATTTATGAGTTATTTTACACATTTCGTTCCTGCTGCAGACAAACCTTTAATTGCATTTCTGGTAACTTCAGCTATACTATGGTTTTTTACGATAATAAATATTTTAGGTGTTAAGGAAGCAGGAATAGTAAGCATTATTACAACTGTTTTAAAAATAGTTCCTCTTATTGTGTTTATAATAATTGCCGCTATTAATTTTAATCCTGACTATTTAAAAACTGTATCTGATGCAAAGGTTAGCGGAATGGATACATTATCAGCTGCTGTAGCAGTAACCTTATGGGCCTTTGTAGGTCTTGAAAGTGCTACAATACCAGCTGGTGAGATTAAGAATCCAGAAAAGAATATTAGAAAGAGTACAATATATGGAATTTTATTAACAGCAGTAATATATATAATTATATCAGTAGTAGCTATGGGAGCCATGGATCAAGCTACTCTTGCTGGTTCTAAGGCACCACTAGCTGATATAATTAATGCTGCAACTGGGGGAACCTGGGGAGGAAACTTTATAGCAATAGGTGCTGTAATTTCTACATTAGGTGCTACATCAGGATGGGTATTAACAACAGCTAGAAGTGGTTTTGCTGGGGCAGAAGATAACTTGTTTCCAAGGATTTTTGGAAAGGTTCATTCAAAGTATAAAACACCTATAGCATCATTAATTATTAGTGGAATATGTGCAAATTTACTGCTCATATTAAACTATGTAGGGTCATTAAGATCGGCCTTTGACTTTATGATTTTACTTGCTACATTGGCTTTCTTACCAGCATATACATTCTCAGCTGCTGCTGAAATAGTACTTTTAAAGAAAAAGGCAAAAGAATTTAATATTTGGAATTTCTTAAAGAACTCTTTTATATCATTAATAGCATTTGCTTATTCTGTATATGCTATATATGGAACTGGAGCAGAAGTTGTAATGTATGGCTTTATTCTAATGCTCATTGGAATTCCATTCTATGTATATATGATGCTTCAAAACAATAAGCAAGAGCAACTTATTGTTAATATGAATAATAATTCAGATTTTAAGGCATAA
- a CDS encoding threonine aldolase family protein, whose product MYSFKNDYSEGAHPRILGALMESNMEQLEGYGEDKYTVKAVELLKKKCGRDNIDVHLLPGGTQTNLTAISAFLRPHEAVIAANTGHILVHETGAIEATGHKIISIKVNDGKLRSEHVRAALDEHTDEHMVKPKLVYISNPTEIGSIYTKHELEQLSKFCRSNGLLLYVDGARLGSALTSEENDMKLSDIAENVDAFYIGGTKNGALMGEALIICKECLKEDFRFHIKQKGALLAKGRILGIQFLELFKDNLYFDLARHSNDMAKILKEGLCEAGYSLLTHSPSNQIFPVLPNEVIEKLEEKYMFYIWQKVDEDNSAIRLVTSWATKEEQVLEFIQELKRI is encoded by the coding sequence ATGTATAGTTTTAAAAATGATTATAGCGAAGGTGCTCACCCAAGGATATTGGGTGCTTTAATGGAATCAAATATGGAACAGCTAGAAGGCTATGGCGAGGATAAATATACAGTGAAAGCAGTTGAACTTTTAAAAAAGAAATGTGGACGTGATAATATAGATGTTCATTTATTACCTGGTGGAACTCAAACTAATTTAACTGCTATATCAGCCTTTTTGAGGCCGCATGAAGCAGTAATTGCAGCAAATACTGGGCATATACTTGTTCATGAAACTGGTGCTATTGAAGCTACAGGTCATAAAATTATATCCATAAAGGTTAATGATGGAAAGTTAAGATCGGAGCATGTTAGAGCAGCTCTTGATGAACATACTGATGAACATATGGTAAAACCTAAATTAGTGTATATTTCAAATCCAACAGAAATAGGATCTATATATACTAAACATGAATTGGAGCAGCTGAGTAAATTTTGTAGAAGTAATGGGCTTCTTCTATATGTGGATGGTGCAAGGCTTGGATCAGCTTTAACTTCAGAAGAAAATGACATGAAACTATCTGATATAGCAGAGAATGTTGATGCGTTTTACATAGGTGGTACTAAGAATGGTGCCTTAATGGGTGAAGCACTTATAATTTGTAAGGAATGTCTAAAAGAAGACTTTAGATTTCATATCAAACAAAAGGGAGCGCTACTTGCAAAAGGCAGAATACTTGGAATACAATTTTTAGAGCTTTTCAAAGATAATCTATATTTTGATTTGGCTAGGCATTCCAATGATATGGCAAAAATATTAAAAGAAGGGCTATGTGAAGCTGGGTATTCCCTCTTAACGCATTCTCCATCTAATCAAATATTTCCGGTTTTACCTAATGAGGTAATTGAAAAGCTTGAAGAAAAATATATGTTCTATATTTGGCAAAAAGTTGATGAAGATAATTCAGCTATTAGACTTGTAACTTCCTGGGCTACTAAAGAAGAACAAGTATTAGAATTTATTCAAGAACTAAAAAGAATTTAA
- a CDS encoding SIMPL domain-containing protein, whose translation MKGMFPNYMNYYNAEEYKIMKYANKLKVFGSGAVNVKPDMAEVIISVITEDKELETAQKLNAEITEQVIENIMKQGVSKKDIQTQSYSINMKYDYIDGKQIFRGYIVTNSLKVIIRDINSVGKVIDAAVQGGANSINNISFIVSEPSKYYNLALKLAIKDSQSKAMAIAGKLNVSISEVPIQIVELSSNVVTPLMTAGLKASTTATPIEAGENKIIANIEAVFSYYE comes from the coding sequence ATGAAGGGAATGTTTCCAAACTATATGAATTATTATAATGCTGAAGAATATAAAATAATGAAATACGCAAATAAATTGAAGGTATTTGGCAGTGGAGCTGTAAATGTAAAACCAGATATGGCTGAGGTTATTATTAGTGTAATAACAGAGGATAAAGAATTAGAAACAGCCCAAAAGTTGAATGCTGAAATTACAGAGCAAGTAATCGAAAATATAATGAAACAGGGAGTATCTAAAAAAGATATTCAAACTCAAAGCTATTCTATTAATATGAAATATGATTATATTGATGGCAAACAAATCTTTAGAGGTTATATAGTTACTAATTCACTTAAAGTAATCATCAGGGATATAAATAGCGTGGGAAAAGTAATAGATGCAGCAGTACAAGGTGGGGCCAACTCTATAAATAATATTAGCTTCATAGTATCAGAACCATCAAAATATTATAATTTAGCTTTGAAACTAGCAATAAAGGATTCTCAAAGCAAAGCAATGGCTATTGCTGGGAAACTTAATGTAAGTATAAGTGAAGTACCAATCCAAATTGTAGAACTGTCAAGCAATGTAGTTACTCCGTTAATGACAGCCGGCTTAAAAGCTTCTACTACAGCTACTCCTATTGAAGCAGGTGAAAATAAGATAATAGCAAATATTGAAGCAGTATTTAGTTATTATGAATAG
- a CDS encoding bifunctional metallophosphatase/5'-nucleotidase yields the protein MKTFIRGLCILLCVLMLQPMGGKKVFADNNEKTMTILFTHDMHDHLLPTSIQDNGQVVRTGGYAELQSAINAEKKSSANSILVDAGDYSMGTLFQSIYSSDAPELRILGQMGYDAVTLGNHEFDFRANGLADSLNVAKNSGDKLPQIVQSNVSFNADKSGNLSQSLANLKKAMSDYGIKDYTVIEKNGIKIGVFGLIGLDAADSAPMAEVKFTDVTENAKRVVDILKNKEKVDMIICLSHSGVDVDKSKSEDEKLAKNVPEIDVIISGHTHTKLEKPIVVGSTIIGSCGEYSENLGVINITQNSDKRWKLNNYKLDKIDNTLTPDSNISKTIEKFKSVVEQKYLNRFDMKFDEILAYSTMNFVPSSDIGKKHGEDTLGNLITDAYIYAVKKAEGANYEPVAAAFVPTGTIRGSFVKGNITVSDAFNASSLGIGADKISGYPLISVYLTGKELKTACEVDASISPVMSSAQLYMSGLNFAFNPNRIILNKVTKANLQKPDGTLEIIEDKKLYRVVVGLYSAQMLSVVGEKSYGLLSIVPKTKDGKPITDFEAQIIKDNSNGNNYEVKEWFAIAEYLKSFDKVNGVSQIPKYYSETHERKVVLGSHNIIAMFSSPNVFSISICAIIIVVIALVIFIIVRIATRKKRRAKKAAKKISPLF from the coding sequence GTGAAAACGTTTATAAGAGGGCTATGTATTTTATTGTGTGTTTTAATGCTGCAGCCTATGGGCGGCAAAAAAGTATTTGCAGATAATAATGAAAAGACTATGACAATACTTTTTACTCATGATATGCACGATCATTTACTTCCAACTAGCATTCAAGATAATGGACAAGTTGTTAGAACTGGGGGGTATGCAGAACTTCAAAGCGCAATTAATGCTGAAAAGAAAAGTAGTGCCAATTCTATATTAGTTGATGCTGGAGATTATTCAATGGGTACTCTATTTCAATCAATATACTCTAGTGATGCTCCAGAGCTTAGAATATTGGGTCAAATGGGTTATGACGCTGTAACCCTTGGAAATCATGAATTTGATTTTAGAGCAAACGGACTCGCTGATAGCTTGAATGTTGCAAAAAACAGCGGAGATAAGCTGCCTCAAATTGTGCAGTCAAATGTTTCATTTAACGCCGATAAAAGTGGTAACCTATCTCAGTCTTTAGCTAATTTGAAAAAGGCTATGAGTGATTATGGGATTAAAGACTATACTGTAATAGAGAAAAATGGTATAAAAATTGGTGTTTTTGGGCTGATAGGTTTAGATGCAGCAGACAGCGCACCAATGGCAGAGGTGAAATTTACTGATGTTACTGAAAATGCCAAAAGAGTCGTAGATATTTTGAAGAATAAAGAAAAGGTTGATATGATTATTTGTTTATCACATTCAGGTGTAGATGTGGATAAATCAAAATCAGAAGATGAAAAACTAGCAAAGAATGTTCCAGAAATCGATGTGATAATTAGTGGTCATACTCATACTAAACTTGAAAAACCAATTGTTGTTGGAAGTACTATAATTGGTTCCTGTGGAGAGTATAGCGAAAATTTGGGTGTAATAAATATTACTCAGAATTCTGATAAGAGATGGAAGTTAAATAATTATAAGCTTGACAAAATAGATAATACGTTGACACCAGACTCTAATATCTCTAAAACTATAGAAAAGTTTAAAAGCGTAGTAGAGCAAAAGTATCTTAATAGATTTGATATGAAGTTTGATGAAATTCTTGCTTATTCAACAATGAATTTTGTTCCTTCATCAGATATAGGAAAAAAGCATGGAGAGGATACTCTAGGAAACTTAATTACAGATGCGTATATCTATGCTGTGAAAAAAGCGGAAGGTGCAAATTATGAGCCAGTAGCAGCTGCCTTTGTTCCTACTGGTACAATAAGAGGTTCCTTTGTAAAAGGAAATATTACTGTATCAGATGCGTTTAATGCTAGTTCCTTAGGAATAGGTGCTGACAAGATTTCAGGTTATCCATTAATTTCTGTGTATCTTACAGGAAAAGAGCTAAAGACAGCATGCGAAGTGGATGCTTCTATTTCGCCAGTGATGTCTTCAGCGCAGCTATATATGTCAGGGTTAAACTTTGCCTTCAATCCTAATCGAATAATTTTAAATAAAGTGACTAAAGCAAATCTACAAAAGCCAGATGGTACTTTGGAAATAATTGAAGATAAGAAACTCTATCGTGTTGTGGTAGGATTATATTCTGCACAAATGCTTTCTGTAGTAGGTGAAAAATCTTATGGGTTATTATCCATTGTTCCAAAAACTAAGGATGGCAAACCTATTACTGATTTTGAAGCTCAGATAATCAAAGATAATTCTAATGGAAATAATTACGAGGTAAAAGAATGGTTTGCAATTGCTGAATATCTTAAATCCTTTGATAAAGTAAATGGTGTTTCTCAAATTCCTAAGTATTATAGTGAAACTCATGAAAGAAAGGTAGTTTTGGGTAGTCACAATATAATTGCAATGTTCAGCAGCCCAAATGTTTTTTCAATTTCTATATGTGCTATTATAATAGTTGTTATTGCACTTGTTATCTTCATTATTGTAAGAATTGCAACAAGAAAAAAGAGAAGGGCAAAGAAAGCTGCTAAAAAGATATCACCATTATTTTAA
- a CDS encoding DUF5680 domain-containing protein codes for MSFNEKLQTLRKNKGLSQETLAEIIGVSRQAVAKWEVGHSFPDLDKLILLSDFFRVSIDKLVKTSNDSCSKECENNIEYEVSEELIDFLIKAKKSGYAGKGIETISSRPCSHDFQYSEGYLKYIDTYIGGEKFAGEEALWIENTPFWSMNYIGRITSEGFSGDFLKEVLLLVPKDKPYRGPLSYQKGDYIYHCFINGKFDWFQGLEEIFYSGTKVYECIFHGGLIK; via the coding sequence ATGAGTTTTAATGAGAAATTACAAACACTCAGAAAGAATAAAGGGCTTTCCCAAGAAACCCTTGCAGAAATTATAGGAGTTTCTCGTCAAGCCGTTGCGAAATGGGAGGTTGGTCATTCTTTCCCTGACTTAGATAAATTGATACTATTAAGTGATTTTTTTAGAGTTAGTATAGATAAACTAGTAAAAACTAGTAATGATAGCTGTAGTAAAGAGTGCGAGAACAATATTGAATATGAAGTAAGCGAAGAGTTAATCGATTTTTTAATAAAAGCCAAGAAATCTGGATATGCAGGAAAAGGTATTGAAACAATATCTTCCAGGCCATGTTCTCACGACTTTCAATACTCTGAAGGTTACTTAAAATATATAGACACCTATATTGGTGGCGAAAAATTTGCAGGCGAAGAGGCTTTGTGGATTGAGAACACTCCCTTCTGGTCAATGAATTATATAGGTCGAATTACTAGCGAAGGTTTTTCGGGGGACTTTTTAAAAGAAGTTTTACTATTAGTACCAAAAGATAAACCGTATCGTGGCCCCTTATCATATCAAAAGGGAGATTATATATATCATTGTTTCATTAATGGCAAATTTGATTGGTTTCAAGGTTTAGAGGAAATCTTTTATAGCGGCACTAAAGTTTATGAATGTATCTTTCATGGCGGTTTAATTAAATAA
- a CDS encoding radical SAM protein encodes MENAFDLSTYMSNGVENIIKSIIKASFKNPKETAFIMNYMISSKEAKKRRESFEVKGMNIPPFLISSITSSCNLHCKGCYARENNTCGEGLDKQQMSADRWNEIFDEAKKLGISFILLAGGEPLMRLEVIQSAAKVKEIIFPIFTNGTMIDDCYINLFDKNRNLIPILSIEGRQEQTDKRRGNGTYELLMKCMNSLKKKDILFGISITVTRENIQTVTSSTFFNELYTMGCRSVVFVEYVPVTEATRGLEPTDLERKILEDNQEKLRKEFEDAIFISFPGDEKYTGGCLAAGRGFFHINVNGGAEPCPFSPYSDTNLKECSLLEALKSPLFKHIKESEILALEHTGGCLLFQKEAEVKKMLDCC; translated from the coding sequence ATGGAAAATGCTTTTGATCTATCTACGTACATGAGCAATGGAGTGGAGAATATAATAAAAAGTATAATAAAAGCATCCTTTAAAAATCCTAAAGAAACAGCTTTTATAATGAACTATATGATTTCAAGTAAAGAAGCTAAGAAGAGAAGAGAATCATTTGAGGTTAAGGGAATGAATATACCACCTTTCCTAATTTCAAGTATAACCAGTAGCTGCAATTTGCACTGCAAAGGCTGTTATGCAAGAGAAAATAACACCTGTGGAGAGGGTTTAGATAAACAACAAATGTCGGCTGATAGATGGAATGAAATATTTGATGAAGCAAAGAAATTAGGTATATCCTTTATTTTACTTGCAGGTGGAGAGCCCCTTATGAGGCTAGAAGTAATACAAAGTGCAGCAAAGGTAAAAGAAATAATATTTCCTATATTTACGAATGGTACTATGATAGATGACTGCTATATTAATTTATTCGATAAGAATAGAAATCTTATTCCTATTCTTAGTATTGAAGGACGCCAAGAGCAAACTGATAAAAGACGTGGGAATGGTACATATGAGTTATTAATGAAATGCATGAATTCTTTGAAGAAAAAGGACATTTTATTTGGAATTTCTATTACTGTTACCAGAGAAAATATACAAACTGTTACTAGTAGTACTTTTTTCAACGAGTTATATACTATGGGCTGCAGAAGCGTGGTTTTTGTAGAATATGTTCCGGTAACTGAAGCAACAAGAGGTCTTGAACCTACGGATTTGGAGCGTAAAATACTTGAGGATAATCAGGAAAAGCTCAGAAAAGAATTCGAAGATGCTATTTTTATCTCCTTCCCAGGGGATGAGAAGTACACTGGTGGGTGTCTTGCTGCTGGAAGAGGTTTTTTTCATATTAATGTTAATGGAGGGGCAGAGCCGTGCCCGTTTTCTCCTTATTCAGATACTAACTTAAAAGAATGCTCTTTACTGGAAGCACTGAAATCCCCATTATTTAAACATATTAAAGAGAGTGAAATACTTGCGTTAGAGCATACGGGTGGGTGCTTATTGTTCCAGAAAGAAGCAGAAGTAAAAAAGATGCTAGACTGCTGTTAA
- a CDS encoding class I SAM-dependent methyltransferase, translated as MLEQIDSEIIKNNDDVFIMLDEILEKRDEEWWTKFYSDKAKPIPFFHCIPDENLVSYFDNGILKRGRALDVGCGNGRNSLYLASKGLDVQGIDFSETSIEWAIKTSKEKSVNVNFKCQSIFDYEDNEKSFDFIYDAGCFHHIKPHKREKYLNTILKYLKEDGYYAMTCFNLKGGANISDYDVYRDYSMHGGIGFTEYKLRTILEQYFEIVEFREMLESADDNVFGKSFLWTVLLKKKS; from the coding sequence ATGCTTGAGCAAATTGATTCCGAAATAATAAAAAATAATGATGATGTATTTATTATGCTGGATGAAATATTAGAAAAAAGAGATGAAGAATGGTGGACTAAATTTTATTCTGATAAAGCAAAGCCCATTCCTTTTTTTCATTGTATACCTGATGAAAACCTTGTTTCATATTTTGATAATGGAATATTAAAGCGTGGAAGGGCACTAGATGTTGGTTGTGGAAATGGAAGAAACTCATTATACCTTGCAAGTAAGGGGCTTGATGTTCAAGGAATAGATTTTTCTGAGACTTCTATAGAATGGGCAATAAAAACTTCTAAAGAAAAGAGCGTAAATGTTAATTTTAAATGTCAATCTATTTTCGACTATGAAGATAATGAAAAGAGCTTTGACTTTATTTATGATGCTGGATGCTTTCATCACATTAAACCACATAAAAGAGAAAAATATTTAAACACTATTTTAAAATATTTAAAAGAAGATGGATATTATGCAATGACATGCTTTAATTTAAAGGGTGGCGCGAATATCTCTGATTATGATGTTTATAGAGATTATTCGATGCATGGAGGAATTGGTTTTACTGAATATAAGCTAAGAACAATTCTTGAGCAATATTTTGAGATAGTTGAATTTAGAGAAATGCTAGAATCAGCTGATGATAATGTTTTTGGAAAGTCCTTTTTGTGGACAGTACTTTTAAAGAAAAAATCCTAG